A section of the Sebastes fasciatus isolate fSebFas1 chromosome 21, fSebFas1.pri, whole genome shotgun sequence genome encodes:
- the LOC141759769 gene encoding uncharacterized protein LOC141759769 — MPVFGPAIAGAIKTLLLLAPQADPLDVVNSDLKALNVKLDTFRAEIKWEAWAAGAYQIPANNIEEAWIKYTELLRSYNTTNKEKEELKNIFFTFYSQYVDSTLVLHQYLTAKPASITQNLGDLLADRLRCHEKDIKAQFLYLNELMVKGNMLNEKYYKFKKTNTNARVNAAQEIASQSASALTASHQRCLSDSDAYIERDVFEHIDDTKKHQEIADRVREFLAKTYDRYDWMVVAFTTQHSKHDLSLLNRHALSGFTEVQRGTVTVAVAKQVKGGHTNTAAVVQDVKKCLREGLKFCLNVVQKLMECQGTIFGKRLSQTYTAVHAFKKNNQTSTNALEAPDEGDSAIPQSSSLTPHLFTGKCGKVLGKFTIFIKSDEELKSREDLCSKVNCGKNGKCVVVPGTFIAMCECQYPYYGERCKMSLESYKSNLQQELKGRT, encoded by the coding sequence ATGCCAGTATTTGGGCCAGCCATTGCTGGAGCGATCAAAACCCTGCTGCTGCTAGCGCCGCAGGCAGACCCACTGGACGTCGTCAACTCTGACCTTAAAGCTCTTAATGTTAAGCTCGACACCTTTCGTGCAGAAATTAAATGGGAGGCCTGGGCAGCTGGTGCCTACCAAATTCCAGCAAATAACATAGAGGAAGCCTGGATTAAATACACGGAGCTGTTGCGTAGTTACAATACAACtaacaaagaaaaagaggaactgaaaaatatttttttcacattttacagcCAGTATGTAGACAGCACTTTGGTTTTGCACCAATACTTGACAGCTAAACCAGCATCTATAACACAAAACCTTGGAGACCTACTGGCTGATAGATTAAGATGCCATGAAAAAGATATCAAAGCCCAGTTTTTGTATTTGAATGAACTCATGGTTAAAGGCAATATGCTCAATGAAAAGTACTACAaattcaaaaaaacaaacaccaatGCCAGGGTCAATGCTGCCCAGGAGATTGCATCCCAGTCTGCCTCAGCTTTGACCGCATCGCACCAGCGATGCTTATCTGACAGTGATGCTTACATAGAAAGGGATGTTTTTGAGCACATCGATGACACCAAAAAACATCAAGAAATAGCAGACCGTGTCAGGGAATTTTTGGCCAAAACATATGACAGGTATGACTGGATGGTTGTTGCATTTACGACCCAACACTCAAAGCATGACCTATCACTGCTAAACAGACATGCTTTGTCAGGGTTTACTGAGGTACAGAGAGGAACAGTTACAGTGGCTGTAGCCAAACAGGTGAAAGGGGGTCACACCAACACTGCCGCTGTTGTACAAGATGTTAAAAAGTGCTTACGTGAGGGGCTTAAATTCTGTTTAAATGTAGTACAGAAGCTAATGGAATGTCAGGGAACCATTTTTGGAAAACGCTTGTCTCAGACGTACACAGCAGTGCacgcctttaaaaaaaacaatcaaacttCCACTAACGCTTTGGAAGCACCAGATGAGGGGGACTCTGCGATCCCACAAAGCTCATCTCTTACCCCTCACCTCTTCACAGGGAAATGTGGGAAAGTTTTGGGGAAGTTTACGATCTTTATCAAAAGTGATGAAGAGCTAAAGAGCAGAGAAGATCTCTGCTCCAAAGTAAATTGTGGGAAAAATGGCAAGTGTGTTGTTGTGCCAGGAACCTTCATAGCAATGTGTGAGTGCCAGTACCCATACTATGGTGAGCGCTGTAAGATGAGCTTAGAGAGTTACAAGAGTAACCTCCAGCAGGAACTAAAAGGCAGAACCTAA
- the garem gene encoding GRB2-associated and regulator of MAPK protein 1 isoform X2, translating to MRASNMELGTMLYNNLKDVTWSTTSLPLDQLVSSYRLPQIARLDHGQLVEGLRDNDYLLLHSCRQWTTITAHSLEEGHYVIGPKIEIPVHYEGQFKLLEQDRDVKEPVQYFNSVEEVAKAFPERVYVMEEITFNVKMASGECNEDTEVYNITLSTGDELTLMGQAEILYAKASREKSRFNTIFKKIGKLNSISRIGRSKMPCLICMNHRTNESISLPFQCKGRFSTCSPLELQMQDGEHIIRNIVEKTRLPVNVTVPSSPPRNQHDLHLIREGHRYKLVNIQTKTVVVCCVLRSHKIFPIHFPFHMAMPRFIIPEELLQGELWLETMVHRWFSFCQEQFDIDDYSRAVRDVRIDWNDDGKSPKKSSGNGICSGSSGGSSSSNGCPNHMQIPSSLTYARDELTQSFHRLSVCVYGSNLHGNSEVNLQGCMTLCGDWSLLPSDSLPSDSGENEHFFPDLMDSTNQLPSLNKSDVPYEELWLDHLRGQNPKPSSSEGTRGINNGCGTTAALSYPVTCPIGATPSSDTSLTPPPVPPKSEAVKEECRLLNAPPIPPRTLKQMPSVPIPSKPRQQDTRSPSPTLSYYSSGLHNIGASEQEAADPQEQSHTCYPCNWGKSHSNEPTATLPGGSLPSDGMSSRLSWPNNFSGVDSHSMEDFLPASCRSYYSYPRKRSQNTPKTCTSSLVDFDGERAHSSKASQFCTKSSSFNSEMYRDKPIEESNTKQSLSCPILPPRTPKSNATTKCTDLLSGPVCDSEQETSNCSPTQPEQGTKEIYSISNSLTPTRPSSPPTAEWQPPSSLAGLSIEEMSKSLRFIGLTDDIISLFVSEKIDGNLLLQLTEEILSEDFKLSKLQVKKLMQFISGWRPKI from the exons GTCAGTTGGTTGAAGGGCTCAGAGACAATGACTACCTCTTGCTTCATTCCTGCCGTCAGTGGACGACTATTACTGCTCACAGTCTGGAGGAGGGACACTATGTCATTGGGCCCAAAATAGAGATCCCAGTGCACTATGAAG GTCAGTTTAAGCTACTGGAGCAGGACAGAGATGTCAAGGAGCCTGTGCAGTACTTCAACAGCGTGGAGGAGGTGGCCAAAGCATTCCCTGAGAGGGTATATGTCATGGAAGAAATCACTTTCAATGTTAAG ATGGCGTCAGGTGAATGCAACGAAGATACCGAAGTTTACAACATTACACTAAGCACCGGTGACGAACTGACATTAATGGGCCAGGCTGAGATCCTGTATGCCAAGGCCTCCAGAGAAAAATCCAGATTCAACACAATTTTTAAGAAGATCGGGAAGCTGAACTCCATCAGTAGGATCGGTCGAAGCAAGATGCCCTGCTTGATCTGCATGAACCACCGCACCAACGAGAGCATCAGCCTGCCTTTCCAGTGCAAAGGCAGGTTCAGCACCTGCAGTCCGCTGGAGCTGCAGATGCAGGACGGCGAGCACATCATCAGGAACATTGTGGAGAAAACCCGTCTCCCTGTCAACGTCACAGTACCCAGCAGTCCGCCCCGCAACCAGCATGACCTCCACCTCATCCGCGAGGGTCATCGCTACAAATTGGTCAACATTCAGACGAAGACGGTGGTTGTGTGCTGCGTTCTACGGAGCCACAAAATCTTCCCCATCCATTTTCCCTTTCATATGGCCATGCCTAGATTTATTATTCCAGAGGAACTGCTGCAAGGAGAGCTGTGGCTTGAAACTATGGTACATCGCTGGTTCTCCTTCTGCCAGGAGCAGTTTGACATAGACGACTATTCCCGTGCCGTCCGGGATGTGCGGATAGACTGGAACGACGACGGTAAGAGCCCTAAGAAAAGCAGTGGGAATGGCATTTGCAGTGGAAGCAgcggaggcagcagcagctccaacGGTTGTCCCAACCACATGCAGATTCCCAGCTCTTTAACTTACGCCCGGGATGAACTCACCCAGTCCTTCCACCgactatctgtgtgtgtgtacggcaGCAACCTGCACGGCAACAGCGAGGTCAATTTGCAGGGCTGTATGACACTATGTGGAGACTGGTCACTTCTGCCCTCTGATAGCCTCCCTTCAGACTCTGGAGAAAATGAACACTTTTTCCCCGACCTGATGGATAGCACCAACCAACTACCCTCCCTCAACAAATCGGATGTTCCCTATGAGGAGCTGTGGTTGGATCACTTGAGAGGTCAGAACCCAAAACCTTCTTCAAGTGAGGGAACTCGAGGCATCAACAATGGCTGTGGCACAACAGCAGCCCTGTCATACCCAGTCACTTGTCCTATTGGTGCAACACCCAGTTCAGACACGTCTCTTACTCCACCACCGGTTCCACCCAAGTCGGAAGCT GTGAAGGAAGAATGTCGTCTTTTGAATGCCCCACCAATCCCTCCGCGAACTTTGAAACAGATGCCATCGGTGCCCATCCCGTCAAAGCCACGGCAGCAAGACACTCGGTCTCCAAGTCCAACCCTCTCCTATTATTCTTCTGGTCTCCACAACAT TGGAGCATCTGAGCAAGAGGCGGCCGACCCACAGGAGCAAAGCCACACGTGTTACCCCTGTAACTGGGGCAAATCCCACAGCAATGAGCCAACTGCTACGTTGCCCGGTGGTAGCCTGCCATCGGACGGGATGTCCTCCAGGTTGTCTTGGCCCAACAACTTCAGTGGAGTAGACTCGCACAGCATGGAGGACTTTCTACCAGCCAGCTGTCGAAGTTACTACAGCTACCCCAGAAAGCGATCCCAGAACACCCCAAAAACCTGTACATCCAGCCTGGTGGACTTTGATGGGGAGCGTGCACACAGCAGCAAAGCTTCTCAGTTCTGCACCAAATCTTCAAGTTTCAACTCAGAAATGTACAGAGACAAGCCAATAGAAGAATCTAACACCAAGCAGAGCCTCTCTTGCCCCATCTTACCACCGAGAACACCAAAATCAAATGCCACGACGAAGTGCACAGATTTACTGTCAGGACCAGTCTGTGACAGTGAGCAGGAAACTTCCAATTGCTCACCTACTCAACCCGAGCAGGGCACAAAAGAGATCTATTCCATCTCTAACTCATTAACTCCTACCCgtccatcctctcctcccacTGCAGAGTGGCAGCCCCCGTCCAGTCTGGCCGGTCTCTCTATTGAAGAGATGTCCAAATCTCTCAGGTTTATCGGCCTGACAGATGAcattatttctctttttgtgtCGGAGAAGATAGATGGGAATTTACTCCTGCAGCTCACTGAGGAGATTTTGTCAGAGGACTTCAAGCTAAGCAAACTGCAGGTGAAGAAACTCATGCAGTTCATAAGTGGGTGGAGACCCAAGATATAA
- the garem gene encoding GRB2-associated and regulator of MAPK protein 1 isoform X1, producing MRASNMELGTMLYNNLKDVTWSTTSLPLDQLVSSYRLPQIARLDHGQLVEGLRDNDYLLLHSCRQWTTITAHSLEEGHYVIGPKIEIPVHYEGQFKLLEQDRDVKEPVQYFNSVEEVAKAFPERVYVMEEITFNVKMASGECNEDTEVYNITLSTGDELTLMGQAEILYAKASREKSRFNTIFKKIGKLNSISRIGRSKMPCLICMNHRTNESISLPFQCKGRFSTCSPLELQMQDGEHIIRNIVEKTRLPVNVTVPSSPPRNQHDLHLIREGHRYKLVNIQTKTVVVCCVLRSHKIFPIHFPFHMAMPRFIIPEELLQGELWLETMVHRWFSFCQEQFDIDDYSRAVRDVRIDWNDDGKSPKKSSGNGICSGSSGGSSSSNGCPNHMQIPSSLTYARDELTQSFHRLSVCVYGSNLHGNSEVNLQGCMTLCGDWSLLPSDSLPSDSGENEHFFPDLMDSTNQLPSLNKSDVPYEELWLDHLRGQNPKPSSSEGTRGINNGCGTTAALSYPVTCPIGATPSSDTSLTPPPVPPKSEAVKEECRLLNAPPIPPRTLKQMPSVPIPSKPRQQDTRSPSPTLSYYSSGLHNISGASEQEAADPQEQSHTCYPCNWGKSHSNEPTATLPGGSLPSDGMSSRLSWPNNFSGVDSHSMEDFLPASCRSYYSYPRKRSQNTPKTCTSSLVDFDGERAHSSKASQFCTKSSSFNSEMYRDKPIEESNTKQSLSCPILPPRTPKSNATTKCTDLLSGPVCDSEQETSNCSPTQPEQGTKEIYSISNSLTPTRPSSPPTAEWQPPSSLAGLSIEEMSKSLRFIGLTDDIISLFVSEKIDGNLLLQLTEEILSEDFKLSKLQVKKLMQFISGWRPKI from the exons GTCAGTTGGTTGAAGGGCTCAGAGACAATGACTACCTCTTGCTTCATTCCTGCCGTCAGTGGACGACTATTACTGCTCACAGTCTGGAGGAGGGACACTATGTCATTGGGCCCAAAATAGAGATCCCAGTGCACTATGAAG GTCAGTTTAAGCTACTGGAGCAGGACAGAGATGTCAAGGAGCCTGTGCAGTACTTCAACAGCGTGGAGGAGGTGGCCAAAGCATTCCCTGAGAGGGTATATGTCATGGAAGAAATCACTTTCAATGTTAAG ATGGCGTCAGGTGAATGCAACGAAGATACCGAAGTTTACAACATTACACTAAGCACCGGTGACGAACTGACATTAATGGGCCAGGCTGAGATCCTGTATGCCAAGGCCTCCAGAGAAAAATCCAGATTCAACACAATTTTTAAGAAGATCGGGAAGCTGAACTCCATCAGTAGGATCGGTCGAAGCAAGATGCCCTGCTTGATCTGCATGAACCACCGCACCAACGAGAGCATCAGCCTGCCTTTCCAGTGCAAAGGCAGGTTCAGCACCTGCAGTCCGCTGGAGCTGCAGATGCAGGACGGCGAGCACATCATCAGGAACATTGTGGAGAAAACCCGTCTCCCTGTCAACGTCACAGTACCCAGCAGTCCGCCCCGCAACCAGCATGACCTCCACCTCATCCGCGAGGGTCATCGCTACAAATTGGTCAACATTCAGACGAAGACGGTGGTTGTGTGCTGCGTTCTACGGAGCCACAAAATCTTCCCCATCCATTTTCCCTTTCATATGGCCATGCCTAGATTTATTATTCCAGAGGAACTGCTGCAAGGAGAGCTGTGGCTTGAAACTATGGTACATCGCTGGTTCTCCTTCTGCCAGGAGCAGTTTGACATAGACGACTATTCCCGTGCCGTCCGGGATGTGCGGATAGACTGGAACGACGACGGTAAGAGCCCTAAGAAAAGCAGTGGGAATGGCATTTGCAGTGGAAGCAgcggaggcagcagcagctccaacGGTTGTCCCAACCACATGCAGATTCCCAGCTCTTTAACTTACGCCCGGGATGAACTCACCCAGTCCTTCCACCgactatctgtgtgtgtgtacggcaGCAACCTGCACGGCAACAGCGAGGTCAATTTGCAGGGCTGTATGACACTATGTGGAGACTGGTCACTTCTGCCCTCTGATAGCCTCCCTTCAGACTCTGGAGAAAATGAACACTTTTTCCCCGACCTGATGGATAGCACCAACCAACTACCCTCCCTCAACAAATCGGATGTTCCCTATGAGGAGCTGTGGTTGGATCACTTGAGAGGTCAGAACCCAAAACCTTCTTCAAGTGAGGGAACTCGAGGCATCAACAATGGCTGTGGCACAACAGCAGCCCTGTCATACCCAGTCACTTGTCCTATTGGTGCAACACCCAGTTCAGACACGTCTCTTACTCCACCACCGGTTCCACCCAAGTCGGAAGCT GTGAAGGAAGAATGTCGTCTTTTGAATGCCCCACCAATCCCTCCGCGAACTTTGAAACAGATGCCATCGGTGCCCATCCCGTCAAAGCCACGGCAGCAAGACACTCGGTCTCCAAGTCCAACCCTCTCCTATTATTCTTCTGGTCTCCACAACAT TAGTGGAGCATCTGAGCAAGAGGCGGCCGACCCACAGGAGCAAAGCCACACGTGTTACCCCTGTAACTGGGGCAAATCCCACAGCAATGAGCCAACTGCTACGTTGCCCGGTGGTAGCCTGCCATCGGACGGGATGTCCTCCAGGTTGTCTTGGCCCAACAACTTCAGTGGAGTAGACTCGCACAGCATGGAGGACTTTCTACCAGCCAGCTGTCGAAGTTACTACAGCTACCCCAGAAAGCGATCCCAGAACACCCCAAAAACCTGTACATCCAGCCTGGTGGACTTTGATGGGGAGCGTGCACACAGCAGCAAAGCTTCTCAGTTCTGCACCAAATCTTCAAGTTTCAACTCAGAAATGTACAGAGACAAGCCAATAGAAGAATCTAACACCAAGCAGAGCCTCTCTTGCCCCATCTTACCACCGAGAACACCAAAATCAAATGCCACGACGAAGTGCACAGATTTACTGTCAGGACCAGTCTGTGACAGTGAGCAGGAAACTTCCAATTGCTCACCTACTCAACCCGAGCAGGGCACAAAAGAGATCTATTCCATCTCTAACTCATTAACTCCTACCCgtccatcctctcctcccacTGCAGAGTGGCAGCCCCCGTCCAGTCTGGCCGGTCTCTCTATTGAAGAGATGTCCAAATCTCTCAGGTTTATCGGCCTGACAGATGAcattatttctctttttgtgtCGGAGAAGATAGATGGGAATTTACTCCTGCAGCTCACTGAGGAGATTTTGTCAGAGGACTTCAAGCTAAGCAAACTGCAGGTGAAGAAACTCATGCAGTTCATAAGTGGGTGGAGACCCAAGATATAA